A single genomic interval of Osmerus eperlanus chromosome 14, fOsmEpe2.1, whole genome shotgun sequence harbors:
- the c14h4orf33 gene encoding UPF0462 protein C4orf33 homolog, with amino-acid sequence MEFVIEHTWDSNLVTHDPVKVRFSPGDGGMKMSVSAPFFNDPPGPPGPSGHPFPGLWDYEVVESFFLDSTTEKYLEVEVCPHGQHLVLLLSGRGQAFQQGLPLVFTASVTGGRWIGEALLPWRYFPPNVNKMNSYAIHGSGQGRTYEALYPVPTEDLVEGQKPNFHLLEYFQDFRLQSIMGEGWIQPESDLWT; translated from the exons ATGGAGTTTGTGATTGAACACACCTGGGACAGCAATCTTGTGACTCACGACCCTGTAAAGGTCAGGTTTTCCCCTGGAGATGGAGGAATGAAGATGTCTGTGTctgctccatttttcaatgaccCCCCAGGTCCTCCTGGCCCCTCAGGCCACCCCTTCCCCGGGCTCTGGGATTATGAAG TGGTTGAGTCATTTTTCCTGGACAGCACTACAGAAAAGTATCTGGAAGTGGAGGTTTGTCC CCATGGACAACACTTGGTACTTCTGCTCTCTGGAAGAGGTCAAGCGTTCCAG CAAGGTCTCCCTCTGGTATTCACGGCGAGTGTGACAGGGGGTCGATGGATTGGGGAGGCCCTGCTGCCCTGGAGGTACTTCCCACCAAACGTCAACAAGATGAACTCGTATGCCATCCATGGTTCTGGACAGGGCCGCACCTACGAAGCTCTGTATCCGGTACCAACAGAAGACTTGGTGGAGGGACAGAAACCTAACTT CCACCTCCTGGAATACTTCCAAGACTTCCGCCTGCAAAGCATCATGGGGGAGGGCTGGATACAGCCCGAGTCCGATCTCTGGACGTGA